The Pyrus communis chromosome 9, drPyrComm1.1, whole genome shotgun sequence genome has a segment encoding these proteins:
- the LOC137745397 gene encoding U-box domain-containing protein 16-like, which produces MTISPQAFLPPKRRPSAGAFMSPKLSDQTLLRSLHQLSHEISSLEPLQFLRRRTSRSMIRKSTLLSILFEDIIRSSTAVFSPSALLCFQELYILLQRIQTLMEDSSNGSRMWLLLQTESLANSFHELTLDLSTLLDILPVKELRLNDDVGEVVSLLRSQCSRSTTKSLVDPRDDALRREVCSMLDRLRSEIAPDHSKLSDIFAQLGIRDASNCREELESLQDEFQNQTEEKSKSQLIALVGLVRYGKCVLFGASTPGSDLIRRRSASELSFPVDFRCPISLELMRDPVTVATGQTYDRDSIKLWIESGHNTCPKTGQALAHTELIPNRALKNLIAMWCREQRVPFETAENNKGLVNAVKKNKAALEATRMTGSFLVNKLSVSQSMEAANGVVYELRSLAKTDSDCRACIAEAGAIPLLVRYLSSDVGETHPNLQVNAVTTILNLSILEANKTRIMETDGALNGVIEVLRSGATWEAKGNAAATIFSLSGVHAYRKRLGKKTRVIKGLVELARDGPERGCFKKDAMVAILNLAGEREAVARLVEGGVVEMTVQVMDGLPEEAVTVLEIVVRSGGLLATAAAYRAIRKLGSVLREGSERARESAAATLVTICRKGGSEMVAELASMPGIERVIWELMGVGTVRARRKAASLLRILRRWAAGLDSEVAEGGYSTVNHVSTSATTVVAS; this is translated from the coding sequence ATGACAATATCTCCCCAAGCATTCCTGCCGCCAAAACGCCGGCCCTCGGCGGGGGCGTTCATGTCGCCCAAGCTCTCCGACCAGACCCTCCTCCGCTCCCTCCACCAACTCTCCCATGAAATCTCCTCCCTCGAGCCTCTCCAGTTCCTCCGCCGCCGCACCTCCCGCTCCATGATCCGCAAGTCAACCCTCCTCTCCATCCTCTTCGAAGACATCATCAGGAGCTCCACCGCCGTCTTCTCCCCCTCCGCCCTCCTCTGCTTCCAGGAGCTCTACATCCTGCTCCAGAGGATCCAGACTCTCATGGAAGATTCCTCCAACGGGAGCCGGATGTGGCTCCTCCTCCAGACCGAGTCCCTCGCCAACAGCTTCCACGAGCTCACCCTCGACCTCTCCACCTTGCTTGACATCCTCCCCGTCAAGGAGCTCCGATTAAACGACGATGTCGGGGAGGTCGTCTCCCTCCTCCGCAGCCAGTGCTCCCGCAGCACCACAAAATCGCTCGTCGATCCGAGAGACGACGCCCTCCGCCGCGAGGTTTGCTCGATGCTCGACCGCCTCAGGAGCGAGATCGCCCCCGACCACTCCAAGCTCTCTGATATTTTCGCGCAATTAGGGATTCGCGACGCTTCGAATTGCAGAGAGGAGCTCGAGAGCCTCCAGGACGAGTTCCAGAACCAGACCGAGGAGAAATCCAAGTCGCAGCTCATCGCCCTCGTCGGACTCGTTCGCTACGGCAAGTGCGTGTTATTTGGAGCATCCACACCGGGATCGGACCTAATCCGCCGTAGATCGGCATCGGAATTAAGTTTCCCGGTGGATTTTCGGTGCCCGATCAGTTTGGAGCTAATGCGGGACCCGGTCACCGTGGCCACCGGCCAGACATACGATCGTGATTCCATCAAGCTGTGGATTGAATCAGGACACAACACGTGTCCCAAGACAGGTCAGGCCCTGGCCCACACGGAGCTCATACCGAATCGCGCGTTGAAAAATCTCATCGCCATGTGGTGCCGCGAGCAGAGAGTCCCTTTCGAAACCGCGGAGAACAATAAGGGGCTGGTCAACGCCGTCAAAAAGAACAAGGCGGCGCTAGAAGCTACGCGGATGACGGGCTCGTTTTTGGTCAACAAGCTTTCGGTGTCTCAGTCGATGGAGGCGGCGAACGGCGTCGTTTACGAGCTCCGGAGTCTGGCGAAGACGGACTCCGACTGTCGCGCCTGCATTGCGGAGGCCGGGGCTATTCCTTTGCTGGTACGGTACTTAAGCTCGGACGTGGGAGAGACCCATCCGAACCTGCAGGTTAACGCCGTGACGACGATTCTTAACCTTTCTATTTTGGAAGCGAACAAAACGCGGATCATGGAGACTGACGGAGCTCTTAACGGCGTTATCGAGGTGCTGAGGTCGGGGGCCACCTGGGAGGCGAAAGGGAATGCGGCGGCTACGATATTCAGTTTATCAGGTGTGCACGCGTACAGGAAGAGACTCGGGAAGAAGACACGTGTCATAAAGGGATTAGTGGAGCTGGCGAGGGATGGGCCCGAGCGCGGGTGTTTTAAAAAGGACGCCATGGTGGCGATACTGAATTTGGCGGGAGAGAGGGAGGCAGTGGCGAGATTGGTGGAAGGCGGGGTGGTGGAGATGACCGTGCAAGTGATGGACGGGCTGCCGGAGGAGGCGGTTACTGTGTTGGAAATTGTGGTGAGAAGCGGCGGACTACTGGCCACTGCGGCGGCGTATCGCGCGATTAGAAAATTGGGGAGTGTGTTGAGAGAAGGGTCGGAGAGGGCGAGGGAGAGCGCGGCGGCCACGCTGGTGACAATCTGTCGAAAAGGGGGATCGGAGATGGTGGCGGAATTGGCGTCAATGCCGGGGATTGAGAGGGTGATATGGGAATTGATGGGGGTGGGGACGGTGAGGGCGAGGCGGAAGGCGGCGTCTCTATTGAGGATTCTGAGGAGATGGGCTGCCGGTTTGGATAGTGAGGTAGCGGAGGGGGGATATTCAACGGTGAATCATGTGAGTACATCGGCAACGACAGTAGTGGCAAGCTGA